Below is a genomic region from bacterium.
TGCCGGGGAAGTGCATCTTCGCCGTGATGTGCAGCGTCCAGCCCTCTGTGGGCCGGGGGGTGTCACCGCCGGCGGCGGCCTCCGGACCGAGGCCTCCCGCGGTGAGCACGGCCACCGCTGCGGTGGCGGTCAGCGCCAGCACCAGTGCGATCGTGCGTGATCCGATCTGTCTCATCCCTTTCCCTCCTCTCAGTGTGCGCTACGCGGTCCGCTCGACCGGCGCGCCGACCAGGCTGCCCCACTCCGTCCAGGACCCGTCGTAGTTGCGGACGCGTGGGTATCCGAGCAGGTACGTGAGCGTGAACCAGGTGAGGGACGAACGCTCGCCGATCCGGCAGTAGGTGATGACCTCGTTGTCCGGGTGAACGCCGCGGCTCTCGTAGAGCCGGCGGAGATCCTCCCGGGCCTTGAACGTCCCATCGTCGCGGACGTTGTGGCTCCAGGGGATGTTCTGTGCGCCCGGGATGTGGCCGCCGCGCTGCGCGCCTTCGTGCGGATAGGCCGGCACTGTGATTACCTCGCCGCGGTACTCTTGGGGCGACCGGACATCCACGAGGGCCACGCCGGGGTCTCCGAGCCGTGCCAGCACCTGATCGCGAAATGCGCGGATGCGGAGGTCCGGATTTTTCGCCCGGAGAGCGACACGGGGGTAGGATGGTACGTCCGGGGCCATCGGGCGGCCCTCGGCCACCCATTTCGCGCGGCCGCCGTTCAGAATGTGCACGCGCTGGACGCCATACATTCGGCACAACCAGAGGGAGTATGTCGCGAACCAATTGTGCTTG
It encodes:
- a CDS encoding sulfurtransferase, whose protein sequence is MPDGYAHREVLVDTVWLGDHLQDPTVRVAEVSEDVTLYDHNHIPGAVHFNWQTQLQDRVRRDWITKEQFEHLLGACGVDNATTLVLYGDKHNWFATYSLWLCRMYGVQRVHILNGGRAKWVAEGRPMAPDVPSYPRVALRAKNPDLRIRAFRDQVLARLGDPGVALVDVRSPQEYRGEVITVPAYPHEGAQRGGHIPGAQNIPWSHNVRDDGTFKAREDLRRLYESRGVHPDNEVITYCRIGERSSLTWFTLTYLLGYPRVRNYDGSWTEWGSLVGAPVERTA